A window of the Cicer arietinum cultivar CDC Frontier isolate Library 1 chromosome 6, Cicar.CDCFrontier_v2.0, whole genome shotgun sequence genome harbors these coding sequences:
- the LOC101492105 gene encoding uncharacterized protein isoform X1 yields MSLPPFLMALILHNHKTLSFSLYYTFSFPFLFVFVLASHSHHDFSIMDSEFDSFYSDYTPPSPPPPPPEPHPPSLSCEDGLQGIGSLTTSCDLNSSLIFNSDVYIEGNGTLNILPGVNLSCPNLGCVIKINMSRDFTLQNGSVIIAGTVSVSSQNVSLFDGSVINVTGLAGEPPAQTSGTPSGTQGAGGGHGGRGATCVSDNTKLPDDVWGGDAYSWSSLHKPCSYGSKGGSTSKNESFGGEGGGRIWFEVVDSIELFGDLLANGGDGGIKGGGGSGGSIFIKAHRMTGSGTISATGGGGFAGGGGGRISINVFSRHDNTEFFVHGGVSLGCAGNAGAAGTYYDAVPRSLTICNHNLSTQTDTLLLEFPKVPLWTNIYVQNQAKALFPLYWSRVQVGGLIRLTYGAALSFGLAHYGSSEFELMAEELLMSDSVIKIFGALRMSVKIHLMLNSKMLIDANGDLIVATSVLEASNLVVLKDSSIIHSNANLGVHGQGYLNLSGPGNLIEAQHLILSLFYSISVGPGSVLRGPLEAAGDDNMTRTPQLYCEVENCPVELLHPPEDCNVNSSLAFTLQICRVEDVSVEGTITGSVVHFHWVRSVEVEYSGIISVSGLGCTGGLGKGRYFENGIGGGGGHGGYGGDGYYNGNFIDGGTTYGDADLPCELGSGSGNDSLAGATAGGGIIVMGSLEHPLSRLTLNGSLRADGESFGEDIRRQQDGRASSIGPGGGSGGTVLLFVQMLALANSSTISTVGGQGSPSGGGGGGGGRVHFHWLNIPVGDEYIPFASVKGSIITGGGFGGGQGLPGKNGSISGNACPRGLYGIFCEECPVGTYKNVSGSDRELCHNCPPHELPHRAIYISVRGGVAETPCPYKCISDRYHMPNCYTAFEELVYTFGGPWFFGLLLLGLLIVLALVLSVARMKYVAVDDLPALTPARNDTRLNHSCPFLESLNEIIETNRSEESPSHVHRLYFQGPNTFSEPWHLPHCPPEQVKDIVYEDAFNRFVDEINSLATYQWWEGSIYSILCVTAYPLAWSWLQRCRRKKLQKLREFVRSEYDHACLRSCRSRALYEGLKVAATSDLMLAYLDFFLGGDEKRPDLPPRLHQRFPMSIIFGGDGSYTSPFSLHSDNILTSIMSQFSYKSQNSSASLDKQ; encoded by the exons ATGAGTTTGCCTCCTTTTTTAATGGCTCTCATTCTTCACAATCACAAAACCCTTTCTTTCTCTCTATACTATAccttttcctttcctttcctttttgtttttgttcttgCTTCACACTCGCACCATGATTTCTCAATTATGGATTCAGAATTCGATTCTTTTTACAGCGATTACACACCTCCGTCGCCTCCTCCTCCTCCGCCGGAGCCTCATCCTCCTTCACTTTCGTGCGAAGATGGTCTTCAAGGAATTGGCTCTTTAACCACTTCATGCGATCTCAATTCGAGTTTAATATTCAACAGTGATGTTTATATAGAAGGAAACGGAACCCTAAACATACTTCCCGGCGTCAATTTGAGTTGCCCTAATTTGGGTTGCGTTATTAAGATTAACATGAGTAGGGATTTCACTTTGCAGAATGGTTCGGTTATAATTGCTGGTACGGTTTCTGTTTCGTCTCAAAATGTAAGCTTGTTTGATGGGTCGGTTATAAATGTTACTGGTTTGGCCGGTGAACCACCGGCTCAGACAAGCGGCACCCCGTCGGGGACACAGGGTGCTGGTGGAGGACACGGTGGAAGAGGTGCCACGTGTGTTTCTGATAATACTAAGCTTCCTGATGATGTTTGGGGTGGTGATGCATATTCTTGGTCATCGCTTCATAAGCCTTGTAGTTATGGGAGTAAGGGAGGGAGTACTAGTAAAAATGAGAGCTTTGGTGGTGAAGGTGGTGGAAGAATATGGTTTGAAGTTGTTGATTCAATAGAACTCTTTGGGGATCTTTTGGCCAATGGAGGTGATGGTGGGATCAAAGGTGGAGGTGGTTCTGGAGGCAGTATTTTTATTAAAGCTCATAGAAT GACTGGATCTGGCACGATTAGTGCTACCGGAGGTGGTGGATTCGCAGGCGGTGGAGGAGGAAGAATTTCTATCAACGTTTTCAGCAGACATGACAATACAGAATTCTTCGTTCATG GAGGAGTGAGTCTTGGATGTGCTGGCAACGCTGGTGCTGCAGGGACATATTATGATGCTGTTCCTCGCAGTCTTACAATTTGCAATCACAACTTGTCTACACAAACTGATACACTTCTTTTAGAGTTTCCTAAGGTGCCTCTTTGGACAAATATTTATGTCCAGAATCAGGCCAAGGCATTGTTTCCTTTATACTGGAGCCGTGTTCAG GTCGGTGGACTAATTCGTTTGACCTATGGAGCTGCTTTAAGCTTTGGGCTTGCTCATTACGGTTCATCAGAGTTTGAGTTGATGGCAGAAGAGCTTCTGATGAGTGACTCTGTAATCAAA atatttGGAGCTCTTCGTATGTCTGTCAAGATTCACCTGATGTTGAATTCCAAGATGCTTATAGATGCTAATGGTGATTTAATTGTTGCGACATCCGTACTTGAAGCTAGCAACTTAGTAGTTCTCAAG GATTCATCTATTATTCATTCTAATGCAAATTTGGGAGTTCATGGACAAGGTTATTTGAACTTGTCTGGACCTGGAAATTTGATTGAAGCACAACATCTGATTTTGTCACTATTTTATAGCATCAGT GTTGGACCTGGATCTGTTTTAAGAGGCCCTTTGGAGGCTGCTGGTGATGATAATAT GACAAGGACGCCACAACTGTACTGTGAAGTTGAAAATTGCCCTGTTGAATTGCTCCATCCTCCTGAAGATTGTAATGTGAATTCTTCATTGGCTTTCACTCTTCAG ATATGTCGGGTTGAAGATGTTAGTGTTGAAGGCACCATAACTGGCTCTGTTGTGCACTTTCATTGGGTTAGAAGTGTAGAGGTCGAATATTCTGGAATAATCAGTGTATCTGGGCTGG GTTGTACTGGAGGGTTGGGTAAAGGAAGGTATTTTGAAAACGGTATTGGTGGTGGAGGCGGGCATGGAGGATATGGTGGGGATGGATATTATAATGGAAATTTCATTGACGGCGGTACCACATATGGGGATGCTGATTTACCATGTGAACTCGGTAGTGGCAGTGGAAATGATAGTCTAGCCGGTGCAACTGCAGGTGGTGGTATTATTG TGATGGGTTCATTGGAGCACCCGTTATCAAGATTGACTTTGAATGGTTCACTTAGAGCTGATGGAGAATCCTTTGGAGAAGACATAAGAAGGCAGCAGGATGGTAGGGCGTCGAGTATTGGCCCTGGTGGAGGCTCTGGTGGAACTGTTCTTTTGTTTGTTCAGATGTTGGCTCTTGCCAACTCTTCCACTATATCAACAGTTGGAGGACAAGGAAGTCCTAGCGGTGGTGGGGGTGGAGGTGGTGGAAGGGTTCACTTTCATTGGTTGAATATCCCAGTTGGAGATGAATACATCCCTTTTGCCAGTGTTAAGGGTAGCATTATTACTGG AGGTGGTTTTGGTGGAGGTCAGGGTCTTCCTGGAAAAAATGGATCTATCAGTGGAAATGCATGTCCTAGAGGGCTTTATGGTATCTTTTGTGAGG AATGCCCTGTTGGCACATACAAAAATGTCAGTGGGTCTGATAGAGAACTTTGTCATAACTGCCCTCCTCACGAGCTTCCACATCGGGCTATATATATTTCTGTTCGag GTGGCGTGGCAGAGACTCCTTGTCCATACAAGTGCATATCTGATAGATATCACATGCCAAACTGTTATACAGCTTTCGAAGAGTTGGTATACACTTTTGGTGGGCCATGGTTTTTTGGTCTTCTTCTCTTAGGTCTCCTTATTGTGCTTGCTCTAGTTCTCAGCGTTGCACGGATGAAATATGTAGCTGTGGATGATTTACCAGCCCTTACTCCTGCTCGAAATGACACTCGACTGAACCACTCTTGCCCCTTTCTGGAATCACTGAATGAG ATTATTGAAACAAATAGAAGTGAGGAATCTCCAAGTCATGTGCATAGGTTATATTTCCAGGGTCCAAATACATTCAGTGAACCTTGGCATCTCCCTCATTGTCCTCCAGAGCAAGTAAAAGATATTGT ATATGAAGATGCCTTCAATAGATTTGTGGATGAGATTAATAGTTTAGCTACTTATCAATGGTGGGAAGGGTCTATATATAGTATCCTTTGTGTCACTGCATATCCCCTTGCTTGGTCATGGCTGCAAAGGTGTCGGAGAAAGAAATTGCAGAAACTTCGAGAATTTGTTCGGTCAGAGTATGATCATGCTTGCTTGCGCTCATGCCGTTCACGAGCCCTTTATGAAGGGTTGAAG GTAGCTGCAACATCTGATTTGATGCTGGCATATCTAGACTTCTTTCTCGGTGGAGATGAAAAAAGACCTGATCTTCCTCCTCGTCTTCATCAAAGATTTCCCATGTCTATAATTTTTGGAGGAGATGGAAGTTACACGAGTCCTTTCTCTCTTCATAGTGATAATA